From a single Rhodococcus jostii RHA1 genomic region:
- a CDS encoding 3,4-dihydroxy-2-butanone-4-phosphate synthase — protein MTITDDNPLAQRIALAPTLAEIRAEERVMAAISQLSRGEAIILTDGIGSPTSGEVVFPAARISTADAAFAIRYSSGFLQVALPPDRCDALWLPAQQGAAPGTAQCVTVDAATGITTGISAADRARTIRLLASPDASPASFSRPGHVVPLRADAALPISDFGHPEAAVHLVAAAGFPPAAVLTTVVGTTHPTDVASGNDLQEFARTHQLPIVGLRDLDSEKTPLPILHVSVDLPSGRTSLESFTDLGHNYLVVAVGEVSGREDVPVHLLPADRVLIDAGSPGAEPRILIGLPQTPEDEYGRAIDGLHRQHSMIRAVLRRLGCLSVLAHRRPDSLR, from the coding sequence ATGACTATCACCGACGACAATCCGCTCGCACAGCGCATCGCCCTCGCACCAACGCTCGCTGAGATCCGCGCGGAAGAACGAGTGATGGCCGCGATCAGTCAGCTGTCCCGCGGGGAGGCCATCATCCTCACCGATGGGATTGGCTCGCCGACCAGCGGTGAGGTCGTCTTTCCTGCGGCCCGGATCAGCACGGCTGATGCCGCTTTCGCTATCCGTTATTCATCAGGATTCCTGCAAGTCGCCCTACCACCGGACCGGTGCGACGCCCTATGGCTGCCGGCTCAACAGGGTGCCGCCCCAGGAACCGCACAGTGCGTCACCGTCGACGCGGCCACTGGTATCACCACCGGCATCTCTGCCGCGGACCGTGCACGCACGATCCGGCTCTTGGCGTCCCCGGATGCGTCACCCGCGTCATTCAGCCGTCCAGGCCATGTCGTGCCCCTGCGCGCGGACGCGGCCCTGCCCATCTCGGACTTCGGGCATCCCGAAGCTGCAGTACATCTGGTAGCGGCAGCCGGTTTCCCACCCGCCGCGGTGCTCACCACAGTCGTCGGCACTACCCACCCGACAGACGTCGCCTCAGGTAACGACCTACAGGAGTTCGCCCGCACCCACCAACTTCCCATCGTCGGACTCCGTGACCTCGACTCCGAGAAGACACCACTGCCCATCCTCCACGTGTCGGTGGACCTCCCCAGCGGGAGAACATCTCTCGAATCATTCACCGACCTGGGCCACAACTATCTCGTTGTGGCCGTGGGTGAGGTATCCGGCCGAGAGGACGTGCCTGTTCATCTGCTGCCGGCAGATCGGGTGTTGATTGACGCAGGATCTCCAGGCGCCGAGCCGCGCATTCTGATCGGGCTTCCCCAGACGCCGGAGGACGAATACGGTCGTGCGATCGACGGGCTTCATCGGCAGCACAGCATGATCCGCGCCGTCCTGCGCCGTCTGGGTTGCCTGTCAGTGCTAGCACACCGCCGCCCCGATAGTCTCAGGTAA
- a CDS encoding LLM class flavin-dependent oxidoreductase, which translates to MSESNYPTAFGVFMAPFHKIGVSPTVLYERDLQIIELADSLGFQEAWLGEHHSGGHEPIGAPEMLLAAAAQRTKTIKLGTAVNSLPYHNPFLLAERLVTLDHLSRGRAIMGFGPGQLLSDAYMLGIDPTKQRDMMLEAAEVIVRLLRGETVTEKTDWFDLREAKLQVRPYSLPELDVVVAAVTSPSGPVTAGRLGVGMINLAATSPAAFGALRGHWKIAEDEAAKAGRTVSRRNWRLSAITHIAETEEQARKDCTHGFEEIWNYLAHISPLPASEKPDVEGMIDEAIESGSVLIGTPDTAIKKIRQLADQTGGFGSFIMTLTDFTDYERQRNAVTLWAEHVIPEFRGQLKPIREHNAWVRGNEWKAETMAAINAASEKYAAQQQPVSVN; encoded by the coding sequence ATGTCCGAATCCAACTACCCGACCGCGTTCGGCGTCTTCATGGCCCCCTTCCACAAGATCGGAGTGAGCCCCACAGTTCTCTATGAGCGGGACCTGCAGATCATCGAGCTCGCCGACAGCCTCGGGTTCCAGGAGGCGTGGCTCGGCGAGCACCACTCCGGTGGTCACGAACCGATCGGCGCGCCCGAAATGCTGCTCGCAGCGGCCGCGCAGCGCACCAAAACCATCAAACTGGGAACGGCCGTCAACTCGTTGCCCTACCACAACCCCTTCCTCCTCGCGGAGCGCCTGGTCACCCTCGATCACCTGTCTCGCGGTCGCGCGATCATGGGATTCGGTCCCGGACAGCTCCTTTCCGACGCCTACATGCTGGGTATCGACCCGACGAAGCAGCGCGACATGATGCTCGAGGCCGCGGAGGTCATTGTTCGGCTCCTCCGCGGTGAGACGGTGACGGAGAAGACAGACTGGTTCGATCTTCGCGAGGCCAAACTACAGGTACGCCCCTACAGTCTGCCGGAGCTGGATGTAGTTGTCGCAGCTGTCACCTCACCGTCCGGGCCTGTCACGGCCGGGAGGCTGGGTGTGGGGATGATCAATCTTGCCGCCACAAGCCCTGCCGCCTTCGGCGCCCTTCGCGGCCATTGGAAGATCGCCGAGGACGAGGCAGCGAAGGCCGGGCGGACGGTGTCGCGTCGGAACTGGCGGCTCTCGGCGATTACCCACATCGCGGAGACCGAGGAGCAGGCGCGCAAGGACTGCACCCACGGGTTCGAGGAGATCTGGAACTATCTGGCGCATATCTCGCCGCTGCCGGCCTCCGAGAAGCCAGATGTCGAGGGAATGATCGACGAGGCCATCGAGTCCGGGTCGGTGCTGATCGGAACCCCTGACACTGCAATCAAGAAGATCCGGCAACTTGCCGACCAAACCGGCGGCTTCGGAAGTTTCATCATGACTCTCACCGACTTCACCGACTACGAGCGCCAGCGAAATGCCGTCACGCTCTGGGCCGAGCACGTGATTCCCGAATTCCGGGGGCAGCTCAAGCCCATCCGCGAGCACAATGCGTGGGTGCGGGGTAACGAGTGGAAGGCCGAGACCATGGCGGCCATCAACGCTGCGAGCGAAAAATACGCGGCACAGCAGCAGCCGGTATCGGTCAACTAG
- a CDS encoding nuclear transport factor 2 family protein gives MPTVEELRASNIDIARRYLEAINTWDFKVKRELLAEDIVFEMRYAPPGFNRRMEGIEEVMAFLETIPSIIETEGLYDFRLETYHSDPGEVIAEYKSDMKMVIPVELKNEYVTRFTIRDGRITHFCEFYDPIPLVIALGGRVEAATIESARSAHTESA, from the coding sequence GTGCCGACTGTCGAGGAGTTGCGAGCGTCGAATATCGACATCGCCCGTAGGTATCTAGAGGCCATCAACACCTGGGACTTCAAAGTCAAGCGTGAGCTTCTCGCGGAGGACATCGTCTTCGAGATGCGTTACGCCCCGCCTGGATTCAATCGGCGGATGGAGGGCATCGAGGAAGTGATGGCCTTCCTGGAGACCATTCCCTCCATCATCGAGACCGAGGGGCTGTACGACTTCAGGCTCGAGACGTATCACTCCGATCCCGGCGAGGTCATCGCCGAGTACAAGAGCGACATGAAGATGGTCATTCCGGTCGAGCTGAAGAACGAGTACGTCACGCGCTTCACCATCCGAGACGGGAGGATCACGCACTTCTGCGAATTCTACGACCCGATTCCCCTGGTTATCGCTCTCGGCGGCCGGGTGGAGGCCGCGACCATCGAAAGCGCCAGATCGGCCCATACCGAAAGTGCCTAA
- a CDS encoding flavin reductase family protein translates to MSEIQAAGSDDGFVGGDDLSPRVLRGAYGRFPSGVAAVCAVIDGEPAGIAASSFVSVSLEPALVSLCVALTSTTWPLLRRAQSLGVSVLADAHASTARALASQVPDRFAGIEWVRDNSGAVFVAGAALWLNCSIYEQVRAGDHEIAVLAVNRIKMHSSVSPIVFHDSQFHRMARSGPYPSS, encoded by the coding sequence ATGTCAGAAATTCAGGCAGCGGGGTCCGATGACGGATTCGTCGGCGGCGACGATCTGTCGCCGCGCGTCCTTCGTGGCGCGTACGGCCGGTTTCCATCAGGCGTCGCGGCAGTGTGCGCAGTGATCGACGGCGAACCGGCCGGTATCGCAGCCAGTTCCTTCGTGTCAGTGTCGCTCGAACCAGCACTGGTGTCCCTGTGCGTCGCCCTCACGTCAACAACATGGCCTCTGCTCCGACGAGCCCAATCTCTGGGTGTCAGTGTGCTGGCCGACGCCCACGCGTCGACCGCTCGGGCACTCGCGTCGCAAGTACCCGATCGATTCGCGGGAATAGAGTGGGTTCGCGACAATTCCGGGGCCGTCTTCGTTGCCGGCGCAGCCCTTTGGTTGAACTGTTCAATCTACGAGCAGGTTCGGGCGGGCGATCACGAAATCGCAGTGCTTGCCGTCAACCGCATCAAGATGCACAGTTCCGTATCACCCATCGTGTTCCACGACAGCCAATTCCATCGGATGGCGCGCTCCGGGCCTTACCCGTCGAGCTAG
- a CDS encoding MFS transporter, translated as MQPGAATSSLRDPLRNADFTVLVAVQCVTNVCVWVFVVAVQWTLTVSGESSTVIASVQTALAIPFLLFALPMGVWGERGAGPVLMRGALLVLASAAVAAAVLASTGDVPPWLMLATVGAVGAGLSTITIAWQSLMPHIVGRPLAGTAAILDGASYNGARAIGPIIGGALLTATTSEALFLALGVVFAVLVVPLRSRRRVGSAMPRSSERMLPALAAATRFVWNSAWTRRLLYRLSVFGMPSSCLWALLPVIAYERLGLSSSQFGLMFGLVGFGAVVGTVAVMPIRRRITQNAFICAGSLAYAAVLAAVATVSNVVVVAVLMAVVGASWVGVQSSWMMAAHGALPTWIRARTIALMLLVFQGCQAVGSIVWGALADLFSLELAFGTASVVMVGAGIGALVHGIVPAETIAPTLDAAGTRTAIPLAPVVEESAPVRVTVIYQLRPGGHASFRALRRDLARARRRLGARRWTAEVGTDRVIERFDFRDVAEYRRYLSTRLTDPEKCLLDRIWVDTCAERPMSRLSNR; from the coding sequence ATGCAGCCCGGTGCGGCTACCTCCTCGCTCCGAGATCCGCTCCGCAACGCGGACTTCACAGTCCTCGTTGCCGTCCAATGCGTGACCAATGTGTGCGTCTGGGTATTCGTCGTTGCGGTCCAGTGGACACTGACCGTGTCCGGGGAATCCTCGACGGTCATCGCCTCCGTTCAGACAGCGCTAGCGATTCCCTTCCTCCTGTTCGCACTTCCGATGGGCGTCTGGGGTGAGCGCGGGGCGGGGCCGGTCTTGATGCGCGGAGCGCTACTCGTCCTTGCGAGTGCGGCGGTAGCCGCGGCCGTGCTCGCAAGTACCGGCGACGTGCCCCCATGGCTGATGCTCGCGACGGTCGGCGCGGTCGGCGCCGGGCTGTCGACTATCACGATCGCGTGGCAATCACTCATGCCGCACATCGTGGGCCGACCCCTCGCGGGTACCGCGGCCATCCTCGATGGCGCCTCCTACAACGGCGCCCGTGCAATCGGCCCGATCATCGGTGGTGCACTGTTGACCGCGACGACGTCCGAGGCCCTCTTTCTGGCGTTGGGCGTCGTCTTCGCCGTGCTGGTCGTGCCGCTGCGCTCGCGGAGGCGCGTGGGCTCGGCAATGCCGCGCTCATCCGAACGGATGCTCCCAGCACTGGCGGCGGCGACGCGGTTCGTCTGGAATTCCGCTTGGACCCGGCGACTTTTGTACCGCCTCTCGGTCTTCGGGATGCCCTCGAGTTGTCTGTGGGCTCTGCTGCCCGTGATCGCATACGAGCGGTTGGGCCTGTCCTCGAGTCAGTTCGGCCTGATGTTCGGGCTCGTCGGGTTCGGTGCCGTCGTAGGCACCGTGGCGGTGATGCCCATTCGCCGCCGGATCACGCAGAACGCGTTCATCTGCGCCGGATCACTCGCCTATGCTGCCGTTCTTGCCGCGGTCGCCACGGTGTCGAATGTTGTGGTCGTCGCCGTGCTCATGGCGGTCGTCGGCGCCTCGTGGGTCGGTGTGCAGAGCTCCTGGATGATGGCCGCCCACGGCGCTCTGCCGACGTGGATCCGGGCCCGTACCATTGCCTTGATGCTGCTGGTCTTCCAGGGCTGCCAGGCGGTCGGCTCAATCGTCTGGGGGGCGCTCGCCGATCTCTTCTCCCTCGAGCTCGCATTTGGTACGGCGTCCGTAGTGATGGTCGGCGCGGGCATCGGCGCGCTTGTCCATGGGATCGTGCCGGCGGAGACGATCGCCCCCACTCTCGACGCCGCGGGTACGCGGACCGCGATTCCGCTGGCACCGGTGGTGGAGGAGTCGGCACCGGTCCGGGTGACCGTGATCTATCAATTACGGCCCGGCGGACATGCGTCGTTTCGGGCACTTCGGCGCGACCTCGCACGCGCCCGCCGCCGTCTCGGCGCGCGCCGCTGGACGGCTGAGGTCGGTACGGACCGCGTGATCGAGCGGTTCGATTTCCGCGATGTCGCAGAGTACCGACGGTATCTATCCACCCGGTTGACCGATCCGGAGAAGTGCCTGCTCGACAGAATCTGGGTCGACACGTGCGCCGAACGCCCCATGTCGAGGCTTTCCAACCGCTGA
- a CDS encoding FAD-dependent oxidoreductase, with the protein MPGIDTDVLVIGAGMAGLTAAARSLSRGSSVIVVEKSATVGGSAQFAGYAWTAPSHEVMDEVNPNGSPALRRALVDGFAPGIEWIRSLDVECADAVTVLRYGTGHQFDTNQYIGECRKRIRVGGELITSTSTLRLLTEDGSVVGARVRLADGTEREIRARATIIATGGFQANPEAANKHIHPAASAMQLRSNPTSVGDGLRLAEAVGAATGKDRSGFYGHLIPTGVSFREPADFVALSLYYSEHALLFNLDSRRFIDETAGDHLTTMALLEQPESRGLLVADERVYRDWITGSYVEGAVAIDKFDLAQRRGGRCGFAESLDDFAYLPEEWGYDGAVIAEEIGRINAAGRAVRPPRAYDAEPLDRGPYYVIEACPALTFPFHGVRIDENGRVLAAAGGTIEGLFAAGSDTGGLYDHAYTGGIAPALVFGLAAADRAAADRAVVTA; encoded by the coding sequence ATGCCAGGAATTGACACCGACGTACTCGTCATCGGCGCGGGCATGGCAGGACTGACCGCGGCCGCCCGCTCCCTGAGCCGGGGTAGTTCGGTCATCGTCGTCGAGAAGTCCGCCACGGTCGGCGGGTCTGCCCAGTTCGCCGGGTATGCATGGACGGCGCCGTCGCACGAGGTGATGGACGAAGTCAACCCCAATGGCAGCCCCGCCTTGCGACGCGCGCTCGTCGACGGATTCGCACCAGGTATCGAGTGGATTCGCTCGCTCGACGTCGAGTGCGCGGACGCCGTGACGGTCCTGCGTTACGGCACAGGCCACCAGTTCGACACCAACCAGTACATCGGCGAGTGCCGCAAGCGAATCCGGGTCGGCGGCGAACTGATCACCAGCACTAGCACTCTCAGGCTTCTTACCGAGGACGGTTCCGTCGTCGGGGCGCGGGTGCGCCTGGCGGACGGTACCGAACGGGAGATCCGCGCTCGCGCAACGATCATCGCGACCGGAGGATTCCAGGCGAATCCCGAGGCGGCGAACAAGCACATCCATCCAGCGGCGAGCGCGATGCAGCTACGTTCCAACCCGACCAGCGTCGGTGATGGATTACGGCTGGCCGAGGCCGTTGGTGCCGCGACGGGGAAGGATCGCTCCGGCTTTTATGGACACCTCATTCCTACCGGGGTGAGCTTCCGTGAGCCCGCCGACTTCGTGGCACTGTCGCTGTACTACAGCGAGCACGCGTTGCTGTTCAATCTCGACAGCCGCCGGTTCATCGACGAGACCGCCGGCGATCACTTGACCACGATGGCCCTGCTCGAACAGCCCGAGTCCCGCGGACTTCTGGTGGCCGACGAGCGGGTCTACCGCGACTGGATCACCGGCAGCTACGTGGAGGGTGCCGTTGCCATCGACAAATTCGACCTCGCACAACGCCGCGGCGGCAGGTGCGGGTTCGCCGAGAGTCTCGACGATTTCGCGTACTTGCCCGAGGAGTGGGGTTATGACGGTGCCGTGATCGCCGAGGAGATCGGCAGGATCAATGCGGCAGGACGTGCGGTGCGACCGCCGCGCGCCTACGACGCCGAGCCCTTGGACAGGGGCCCGTACTACGTGATCGAGGCGTGCCCAGCGCTGACGTTCCCGTTCCACGGCGTTCGCATCGACGAGAACGGCCGCGTCCTCGCCGCTGCGGGCGGAACGATCGAGGGTCTGTTCGCTGCGGGATCCGACACCGGCGGCCTCTACGACCACGCCTACACCGGCGGCATCGCCCCGGCCCTCGTGTTCGGCCTCGCCGCGGCGGACCGAGCTGCAGCCGATCGTGCGGTCGTCACCGCGTGA
- a CDS encoding lipase family alpha/beta hydrolase — MRWTAAAAGMGLAVSMLGAPVAAAEEVPDLPGAISVWQVPDRVGPAHITHHDAARYARQHPGSVPPGVNDYTCTPTADHPRPVVLVHGTDSNAYSDWAALGPRLAGSGYCVFALNYGGEPGGDNYGTEDMTVSAGQLAQFVDEVRDATAAAEVDIVGYSQGATVARFYVNRLGGAAAVDQWIGLASPTYGGTLFGLVPVLEQTPGGMQWAREAIPPELVSPALEQQAQGSSFLDDLNGGADTVPGTRYTTIGSRLDEVIQPATNIALRDGSATNLMIGDLCPSNQSGHFRMPYDEYTVELVMGVLDPAQAPAPPPCTVVPAGTGVLEMILTEKF, encoded by the coding sequence ATGAGGTGGACGGCCGCGGCCGCGGGCATGGGGCTGGCGGTGAGCATGCTGGGGGCGCCAGTCGCGGCGGCGGAGGAGGTTCCGGACCTGCCCGGGGCGATTTCGGTGTGGCAGGTCCCGGACCGGGTCGGTCCCGCCCACATTACGCATCACGATGCCGCCCGGTATGCGCGGCAGCACCCGGGATCGGTTCCGCCCGGCGTCAACGACTACACCTGCACCCCCACCGCCGACCATCCGAGGCCGGTGGTGCTGGTGCACGGCACGGACTCGAACGCGTACTCGGACTGGGCGGCGCTCGGTCCGCGACTGGCCGGGTCGGGGTACTGCGTGTTCGCGCTCAATTACGGCGGCGAGCCCGGGGGCGACAACTACGGAACCGAGGACATGACGGTCAGCGCCGGTCAGCTGGCACAGTTCGTGGACGAGGTCCGCGACGCGACCGCCGCTGCCGAGGTCGACATCGTCGGCTACTCGCAAGGGGCGACGGTGGCCCGGTTTTACGTCAACCGGCTCGGTGGTGCGGCGGCGGTCGATCAGTGGATCGGTCTGGCCTCACCGACCTACGGGGGCACCCTGTTCGGTCTCGTTCCGGTCCTCGAGCAGACGCCCGGCGGCATGCAGTGGGCGCGTGAGGCGATTCCCCCGGAATTGGTGTCGCCCGCGTTGGAGCAGCAGGCCCAGGGATCGTCGTTCCTCGACGACCTCAACGGCGGCGCAGACACCGTGCCGGGGACCCGGTACACGACGATCGGCTCGCGGCTCGACGAGGTCATTCAGCCGGCGACGAATATCGCGTTGCGCGACGGGTCGGCGACGAACCTGATGATCGGGGACCTGTGCCCGTCCAATCAGTCCGGGCATTTCCGGATGCCCTACGACGAGTACACCGTGGAACTGGTGATGGGTGTGCTCGATCCCGCACAGGCGCCGGCACCGCCGCCCTGCACCGTGGTCCCGGCGGGCACGGGGGTACTGGAGATGATCCTCACCGAGAAGTTCTGA
- a CDS encoding alpha/beta fold hydrolase, with product MAAVLGVLFLAMMVPVPANAEPLYPWPDPDPFYLAPADLGATAPGDVVRTRRIDTWMYANSDGWQVAFRSTNSAGNPILAVTTVLLPRGVANPPLVSYQAIVNSLGTKCAPSRALFNLEMQESPGMLLGLQRGWAVSVPDHLGPTGAYGAAKLGGMITLDSVRAVQRVTELGLANSPVALAGYSGGGMASAWAAALAPTYAPELRLAAVVQGGVPADLEQMAEGLGFNPHPGFGLAFAAAVGLEREYPTRLPVSSQLNETGLWLREWMSNECRRFLLFHGAFRNAGQLAASRSLMASSAARQVLRENSLRYFEGVPTAPVYMWHGTLDGLTPFDSVAEVAHRYCAAGARLTFVPYDISEHMTTAVVGFPDAYEFIAARFRGEPAPTRC from the coding sequence ATGGCGGCGGTGCTCGGTGTCCTCTTCCTCGCAATGATGGTTCCGGTGCCGGCGAACGCGGAACCGCTGTATCCGTGGCCCGACCCGGACCCGTTCTACCTCGCGCCCGCCGATCTCGGGGCCACGGCACCGGGCGATGTGGTGCGGACGCGGCGGATCGACACCTGGATGTACGCCAACTCCGACGGGTGGCAGGTCGCGTTCCGGTCGACGAACTCGGCCGGCAACCCCATTCTGGCGGTCACGACGGTGCTCCTACCTAGGGGTGTGGCGAATCCGCCGTTGGTGTCGTATCAGGCGATCGTGAACTCGTTGGGAACCAAGTGCGCGCCCTCGCGGGCGCTGTTCAACCTGGAGATGCAGGAATCGCCGGGAATGTTGCTGGGCCTGCAGCGGGGGTGGGCGGTCTCGGTGCCCGATCACCTCGGCCCGACCGGTGCGTACGGGGCCGCCAAGCTCGGCGGCATGATCACCCTGGACAGTGTCCGTGCGGTGCAGCGGGTGACCGAACTGGGGTTGGCGAACAGTCCCGTCGCGTTGGCCGGTTACTCGGGTGGGGGAATGGCCAGCGCGTGGGCGGCGGCGCTCGCGCCGACCTATGCGCCGGAGCTGAGGCTGGCGGCGGTGGTGCAGGGCGGTGTGCCGGCGGATCTCGAGCAGATGGCCGAGGGGTTGGGGTTCAACCCGCATCCGGGGTTCGGGCTGGCCTTCGCGGCGGCGGTCGGTCTCGAGCGGGAGTACCCGACCCGGTTGCCGGTGTCCTCGCAACTGAACGAGACCGGTTTGTGGTTGCGGGAATGGATGAGCAACGAGTGCCGGCGGTTCCTGCTGTTCCACGGTGCGTTCCGCAACGCCGGGCAGTTGGCCGCGTCGAGGAGTCTGATGGCGAGTTCGGCGGCGCGGCAGGTGTTGCGGGAGAACAGTCTCCGCTATTTCGAGGGGGTGCCGACGGCGCCGGTGTATATGTGGCACGGCACGCTCGATGGGCTCACCCCGTTCGATTCGGTGGCGGAGGTGGCGCACCGGTACTGCGCGGCGGGTGCGAGGTTGACGTTCGTGCCCTATGACATTTCCGAGCACATGACCACCGCGGTGGTGGGTTTCCCGGATGCGTACGAGTTCATCGCGGCACGTTTCCGGGGTGAGCCCGCCCCAACACGGTGCTAA
- a CDS encoding DUF4193 domain-containing protein, with product MATDYDAPRVAESDEPDTSLEQLTASRKDTQSPVVDVEDTDTAESFELPGADLSGEELSVRVIPKQADEFTCTSCFLVHHRSRLADTAQQFCRDCA from the coding sequence ATGGCCACCGACTACGACGCCCCGCGAGTCGCCGAATCCGACGAGCCGGACACCTCCCTCGAACAGCTGACCGCCAGCCGGAAAGACACCCAGTCCCCCGTCGTCGACGTCGAAGACACCGACACCGCCGAGTCCTTCGAACTGCCCGGCGCGGACCTGTCCGGTGAAGAACTCTCTGTCCGCGTCATCCCCAAGCAGGCGGACGAATTTACCTGCACCAGTTGCTTCCTGGTCCACCACCGCAGCCGCCTCGCCGACACGGCTCAACAATTCTGCCGCGACTGCGCCTGA
- a CDS encoding WhiB family transcriptional regulator, which yields MPDQFHRPLDRDWQHRALYRGTDTDLFFSPDGERGNVRARRERAAKQICQDCPALDNCRAHALTATEGYGIWGDMSETERARHARRTRLPARPREHVVPTDPLTWRIRTPRA from the coding sequence GTGCCTGACCAATTCCACCGCCCCCTCGACCGGGACTGGCAGCACCGCGCCTTATACCGCGGCACCGACACCGACCTGTTCTTCTCCCCCGACGGTGAACGCGGCAACGTCCGCGCCCGGCGGGAGCGCGCCGCCAAACAGATCTGCCAAGACTGTCCCGCGCTCGACAACTGCCGCGCTCATGCACTCACCGCCACCGAGGGCTACGGCATCTGGGGCGACATGTCCGAAACCGAGCGCGCCCGCCACGCCCGGCGCACCCGCCTCCCGGCCCGACCCCGCGAGCATGTCGTGCCGACGGACCCTCTAACCTGGCGGATCCGAACCCCCAGAGCGTGA
- a CDS encoding Lsr2 family DNA-binding protein — translation MAISPRSSDSSATKTTKEIREWAIGQGREVSLRGRISAEIEQAFHDAQPKKVQGKTAPVKKTAATKTAVKKPVAATTPGKRAKAPVKQATANTPPATKTAAKKTAAKKTAEKKKATTKSVAEKTAVKMPVAAKVPAAGEVVSKAPAKKSSSREIREWALGVGHEVSSRGRIPVEIQQAFHDARAKQVQAKAAPVKKAAAKKAAVRNTAAATAPAKKTQAVSAPATKTAAKKTAVKKAAAAKVPATREAVGEAPAKNSSREIREWAIGAGHEVSSHGRIPVEIQQAFHDARAKQVQAKAAPVKKTAAKKTAAKKTAATVPVKPATVSTAPTTKTAAKKAATKTGEKRVGEKSAGKKPVAAKVPVRKEVVSKAPAGKSSSREIREWALGAGHQVSSRGRIPSEIQRAFRDAQVEMPVA, via the coding sequence ATGGCGATATCACCGAGGAGTTCTGACAGTTCGGCGACGAAGACAACCAAGGAAATTCGCGAGTGGGCGATCGGGCAGGGCCGCGAGGTGTCTTTGCGCGGCCGGATCTCGGCCGAGATCGAGCAGGCCTTCCACGACGCTCAGCCGAAGAAGGTTCAGGGGAAAACGGCGCCGGTAAAGAAGACGGCCGCGACAAAGACGGCTGTGAAGAAGCCCGTCGCGGCGACGACTCCGGGAAAGCGGGCGAAGGCTCCAGTGAAGCAGGCAACGGCGAACACGCCTCCGGCGACGAAGACAGCCGCTAAGAAGACAGCCGCTAAGAAGACAGCTGAGAAGAAAAAGGCTACGACGAAGTCGGTTGCGGAGAAGACGGCTGTGAAGATGCCGGTCGCGGCGAAGGTGCCGGCGGCGGGGGAGGTGGTGAGTAAGGCTCCGGCGAAGAAGTCGTCTTCGAGGGAGATTCGTGAGTGGGCGCTCGGGGTGGGTCATGAGGTGTCTTCGCGCGGCCGAATTCCGGTCGAGATTCAGCAGGCCTTCCATGACGCTCGGGCGAAGCAGGTTCAGGCAAAGGCGGCGCCGGTAAAGAAGGCAGCCGCGAAGAAGGCAGCTGTCAGGAACACGGCCGCGGCGACGGCTCCGGCGAAGAAGACTCAGGCTGTATCGGCTCCGGCGACGAAAACGGCCGCGAAGAAGACAGCCGTAAAGAAGGCGGCCGCCGCGAAGGTGCCGGCGACGAGGGAAGCGGTGGGTGAGGCTCCGGCGAAGAATTCGTCGAGAGAGATTCGTGAGTGGGCGATCGGCGCGGGTCATGAGGTGTCCTCGCATGGCCGAATTCCGGTCGAGATTCAGCAGGCCTTCCATGACGCTCGGGCGAAGCAGGTCCAGGCAAAGGCGGCGCCGGTCAAGAAGACCGCCGCGAAGAAGACCGCCGCGAAGAAGACCGCCGCGACGGTTCCGGTGAAGCCGGCGACGGTGAGCACAGCTCCCACGACGAAGACGGCCGCGAAGAAGGCCGCGACCAAGACGGGGGAAAAGAGAGTGGGGGAGAAGTCGGCCGGGAAGAAGCCGGTCGCGGCGAAGGTGCCGGTGAGGAAGGAAGTGGTGAGTAAGGCTCCGGCGGGTAAGTCGTCGTCGAGGGAGATTCGTGAGTGGGCGCTCGGGGCGGGTCATCAGGTGTCCTCGCGTGGCCGAATTCCGTCCGAGATCCAGCGAGCTTTCCGTGACGCTCAGGTGGAGATGCCGGTCGCGTGA